A window of the Canis aureus isolate CA01 chromosome 34, VMU_Caureus_v.1.0, whole genome shotgun sequence genome harbors these coding sequences:
- the METTL8 gene encoding tRNA N(3)-cytidine methyltransferase METTL8, mitochondrial isoform X5 → MQWSDEEEAAARKKVEENSAVRVLLEEQVKFENEASKYWDTFYKIHKNKFFKDRNWLLREFPEIIPVDQKTEQKLQELSWDHAKTSAANGFSRMHCPTMPEEKNYNKKRCGSSDGQRKAGSHFSNLDSKEHRKGPLKTELFPGSNATFRILEVGCGAGNSVFPILNTLQDAPESFLYCCDFASGAVELVKLHSSYRAAQCCAFVHDVCDEGLPFPFPDGILDVILLVFVLSSIHPDRMQGVINRLSNLLKPGGMLLFRDYGRYDKTQLRFKRGHCLSENFYVRGDGTRAYFFTKGEVHNMFCKAGLDEKQNLVDRRLQVNRKKQVKMHRVWVQGKFQKPFHLTQKTSKLVF, encoded by the exons ttaAGTTTGAGAATGAAGCTAGTAAATATTGGGACACATTTTATAAGATTCATAAGAATAAGTTTTTCAAAGATCGTAATTGGCTGTTGAGGGAATTTCCTGAAATTATTCCAGTTGATCAAAAAACTGAACAGAAGTTGCAAGAGTTATCATGGGATCATGCAAAAACTAGTGCTGCAAATGGTTTCTCAAGAATGCACTGCCCTACTAtgcctgaagaaaaaaattataataagaaaAGGTGTGGTTCATCAGATGGTCAAAGGAAAGCGGGATCACATTTTTCCAACCTAGACTctaaagaacacagaaaaggaCCTCTGAAGACAGAATTGTTTCCTGGTAGCAACGCCACTTTCAGAATCCTAGAG gTTGGCTGTGGTGCTGGAAATAGTGTTTTTCCAATTTTGAACACTTTACA gGATGCTCCTGAGTCCTTTCTTTATTGTTGTGATTTTGCTTCTGGAGCTGTGGAACTAGTAAAG TTGCACTCATCCTATAGAGCAGCCCAGTGTTGTGCCTTTGTTCATGACGTTTGTGATGAGGGCTTACCCTTCCCTTTTCCAGATGGGATCCTGGACGTGATTCTCCTTGTCTTTGTGCTCTCTTCTATTCATCCTGACAG GATGCAAGGCGTTATAAACCGACTGTCCAACTTACTGAAGCCTGGAGGAATGCTGTTATTTCGGGACTATGGAAGATATGATAAGACTCAGCTTCGTTTTAAAAGGG GGCATTGCTTATCTGAAAATTTTTATGTTCGAGGAGATGGTACCAGAGcatatttttttacaaaag GGGAAGTCCACAATATGTTCTGCAAGGCTGGGTTAGACGAGAAGCAAAATCTGGTTGATCGTCGCTTACAAGTGAATaggaaaaaacaagtgaaaatgcaCCGAGTGTGGGTTCAAGGCAAATTCCAGAAACCATTCCACTTGACTCAAAAAACCTCCAAATTGGTGTTTTAA